GCTTATGCAGAGACCCTACGGAATCCAATTCCTTTAACCTTCCAAAGACCTCTATACAATTATATACAGCAGTTGGTAATGTTATTAAATACAAGCAATTGACTAGAACATGCTTACTTGAGTCTATCAAATCTTTCAGaaaaatttggatatttatagtATCGATTTTAGAGTATAAACTTTAAACTTTCTTCATAAATTGATTACAGCTACTTCTGATCATGCATTACATTAAGACAAGGAAAAACCCTCTTCTAAGCTTTTACACCAAGCCTGATTTAGTtgcaaatttttatttttttcatactaTGAGGGTTGATTTACCTGTCAATTTTGTTTCCCTTCCTCTTGTTGCCGCCAAAACCAAACTTTTCCCTTCCCTGCTTTGGCTTCTCACATCTCCAACATCCACCTAATTTACTTCCGATGAACAACTTCATAATTACTCTTACATTGGCTTGTTAGAGATTCAATCATCTGATCGGCATCCAGATGCATTAGTTTGTATGCTTATAAAAGGAATGAGTTGCCTGCCTGGCTCTAGTAGTGGGTGTGGGACTCCTGTCAGAAGACTCTGTTTATAAGAATTGTTTCATGCCAAGCTGAATATTGTTGAATTTTGATTGTAATATGCAGGAGTCCTTAAAACCTTTTTTTGGACGAAAGCAAAGAAATGTTCCTGAAGAtctaaattatgaaaaattgaCTCTGTTAATAAATTCAAGCTACTTCATGTAGTCTAAATAGAAAGTTTCATTCTATCACTAATTGTTTATAAACAATTAGTGAGTTCAACTCAACCTACCAAAACAAAAATGTTTGTGAGAATTAAATTATTCTCTTACTTTGTAAACATTTATATTATGGTGACATATTTCTTGATTGAACTTTCTGTTTATAGTAGCATGCTGCATATTCACAATGTCTTGTTACTACTCCCTGTCATGGCATTGCTATTCTTCTTTTTCCTAATTGTTTTGGCTACTATTTTGATTCAGGGAATTTCTAGTTCCAGAAAGTTACTCGCAGATGCATCTGATGCAACACCAATTTCTTCTCCACTGACGCCTCTCTTAACATCAGGCAGTGGAAAAGATGAAGAGAAAAAAGTGGTTGAAAAACGCGAAAAAGTTGAAgcaattttaaagaaaattaaaatggtaattgatgctgctttctttgCCATCCTTCCTTTTTGGTGATGTATTGCTATGTCTGAGTCTGTTGATTTCTTACACTCACTTTGATTATATCTTATCATGTTGAATTTGCCAGAGTCCTAAGAAGCTGAACTTAGTTGCAGCATTAATTCGTGGAATGCGTGTAGAAGATGCATTACTACAGTTGCAAGTAACTGTAAAACGCGCTTCAAATACTGTCTACCAGGTATTTATCTTTCTTACTAATCATGTgcatcattttttttacatcCTCCATTATTAAAAAGATACAATAAGAAACAAAAATCAGTTTTGTAGAGAGTAATATACATAATCATTATCAAAATTTCTTTCACATTTTTTCCCAAATTTAcccttttctattttattattttttccctgaccaagaaaaggaaaagggCAATACTGGAATagaaatatgtataatttttatttttgaagcaTGCCTATACATTACTGTCATTGTTTTGATGTTGACTCTATTGGAAACttatattttgtcacaatctttaTCACATTTTTTCTGGATCATACTCCATATTATAGTGTATTTGtgttgcttcatttggtatagatacgatcaaattaatttttctttatcatGACTCAGATTATTTTCtacataacaaatgtagataTTTCCGAAACATGTATCAACATGAAAAAAGTTACAAAGAAAGTTCCCATCTGAATCCTCTTTAAAAATACAATGCAGTGGTAATCTGGAGAATGGGATTTTGGAACTCTTACAAATGCAAATATTTGTTGTGCAGGTTCTACACTCAGCGAGAGCAAATGCAACACATAATCATGGATTAGATCCAGATCGTCTCCTTGTTGGTAATAACATATAATCAATCccctataaattaaaatattcccCTATAACTGATTCAATCCTGATTACATCTTCATAACAATTATTTTGGGGGATTTTGGCAGCCGAGGCTTTCGTTGGGAAGGGCCTTAACATAAAGCGATACTCATACCATGCTAAAGGAAAATGTGGGGTAAGACTGGTTCAAAAATGTAGATTGACAGTTGTAGTCAGGGAAATGACAGCTGAAGAGGAGACCAAACTAGCCAGGCTGAAAGTGATGAATTTCAAGAACCTTAGCAGGAGTGAAAGACGACTTTATCCTCATAAACTGATTGAAACTACACCAATTTGGAACCGAAGAGGCACACGCCCATCTGGTGACACGCGTGAATGAGCAAATAAATTTGTTTCCGAGGGTAACTAACTTAAGGTTTTCCACCAATTGTTATTTCCTGCAAATAGACAAGGCTGTAGAACAATATGCAAGGTCAAAACTAGAATAAAGGTTGGTTTTGCCTGTGGAAAACTGTTTGTTTAATCAAGGATCAGGTGTTTTTGGGTTCGGTTGAAACTAAATTGCTGTTATCTAATATTTACGATGATGATCGAATTTGGAATTCATTCTTGACACTGCAATTtggtgttttaattttaattttttggatatataaattagaagCTTACTATATTGTTTTATCTATAATGGGAATGACATTATCCTACTTGGATATAagtaacacatttttaacagaaatatttaattataactgCTGTAAACACACAAAATATGGAATTAGAATGACAAATGAGAATTTTTGCAATtataaagatataaattttGGAAACGTATCAAATATGATAGATtgattatatgaataaataatatgaaaattagactcctaattataattatcatccttatcttgtttttgtttaataaataaatagtattatctatcataaatatcttataattattagtttgattattaataaatagtaATCTAGAAGAAGGTCAAGTGATTGcttataaataaagttaataacaTCATATCAATTGATCATTATGTCAAATTGTCAATGCATAAAGACAAAAACAGACTAAAATATCAAGTTTTATTTGATTCCTTAACCAAAGTAATATTAATGCATGCCTTAATTAGTAATTAAGAACAACAAAAACAACCAGGTCAAagtaaattaagtaattttgaTACAAATAAAACCTTAAAAAATTCATCAACAACAAATAGAACATCTCAAAAGCCCATTTTCATTACAATCTGGGCATCTAACAaacacatcatcatcatcatgaacAACCTTTCTACTACCATTACATCTCAAGCAAATCAAGAACCCTACTCCTCCACATCCATTACACACCTTGTTTGATTGTTTCAATGGCAACCCTTCAAGAACCTTCCAAAGTCTCCCTTGCTCATGTAATCCAACCACTTCATCCGCCCCTCCAATGTCCTTTCCTCTTACAAACAATCTCGGGGGAACCATTCTTTGTCCCCCCGAGATATTCCAAAGCTCCTCTCGGAGTTTCATATCCATTGAAACGTCCCTTTCTTGGTATGTAACCTTGAAACTCTCGAGAAGGAATCTTATTATTCCACAGTCCTCGAATGTCTTCCTTATTCCTCTCAGGCTTGTGGTATAGAGAATTGCTCCCTCGGAACTCCCCGGAGGCAATGTAATAGTTGAGGAATTGGGCTTGAAGGCGAAATTATTAGGTTTGGAGTCGAGTTCGAGATTCTCTTTGCATGATCCCTTGGCTTGATCTTCATCTTTGACATGATGAGgatgatgatcatgatgatTCAATGATGCTTGTTTTGGAGGATTATTGGTTTCAACATGATCTTGTTTCTTTTGAGGAGTGTTTACTTGAGAGATCATTCCATGCTTGTGGAAGGAAGTTATTGATGGAATGGACTTCACTTTCATTTCctccttctttcttcttcttttaacaAAAGagttgtctttttttttttttttgcagaaGCTTGCATGTGATGGTTAGATAATGGAAAAGTTTAGTTATAATGGTGGATATCGATCATTGTGAGCCCGACAATTTCGAAACACTGTTTTTAATGAGAACTTGTAGGAGCTAGTTTGATTTTAAAGGGGGTTTTAGgtttattttggattttatacaagaaaaccttgtttgataaaaaaaggttatttgagatttgtataagataaattattaaaattattactattattattatttaaatttaataaaagtaaaataaagatattttaatatttttattgataaattaagttatttgataATGGATAGtgatttgattgaaaaaaaataaaaataacccaATTAACTCAAGTTCAAACTAGGTCTAGATGCGGGtgattaatttctaatttagaaATAGtctattacaaatttaaatcaatttggTTTATTAATACTGAAATGTATTTTGAGTTgattgtttcattttttaagttttatgagttatttttaatcaataaaaataggttatatattatgattaattattaaaatgttattttatgtttaagattaaaatctaataaaagaaaaaatatatattttaattgataaatttaataattagaatcataataatattataaaaaaaattaactaagaAACAAGATTCTA
This is a stretch of genomic DNA from Impatiens glandulifera chromosome 4, dImpGla2.1, whole genome shotgun sequence. It encodes these proteins:
- the LOC124934216 gene encoding 50S ribosomal protein L22, chloroplastic-like isoform X1 produces the protein MVGWHKHLQSVIRNVGRRWENSYQTSIRSYSHYAGTSVMPAGKLAYAETLRNPIPLTFQRPLYNYIQQLGISSSRKLLADASDATPISSPLTPLLTSGSGKDEEKKVVEKREKVEAILKKIKMSPKKLNLVAALIRGMRVEDALLQLQVTVKRASNTVYQVLHSARANATHNHGLDPDRLLVAEAFVGKGLNIKRYSYHAKGKCGVRLVQKCRLTVVVREMTAEEETKLARLKVMNFKNLSRSERRLYPHKLIETTPIWNRRGTRPSGDTRE
- the LOC124934216 gene encoding 50S ribosomal protein L22, chloroplastic-like isoform X2 — encoded protein: MVGWHKHLQSVIRNVGRRWENSYQTSIRSYSHYAGTSVMPGKLAYAETLRNPIPLTFQRPLYNYIQQLGISSSRKLLADASDATPISSPLTPLLTSGSGKDEEKKVVEKREKVEAILKKIKMSPKKLNLVAALIRGMRVEDALLQLQVTVKRASNTVYQVLHSARANATHNHGLDPDRLLVAEAFVGKGLNIKRYSYHAKGKCGVRLVQKCRLTVVVREMTAEEETKLARLKVMNFKNLSRSERRLYPHKLIETTPIWNRRGTRPSGDTRE
- the LOC124933761 gene encoding uncharacterized protein At5g39865-like, with product MKVKSIPSITSFHKHGMISQVNTPQKKQDHVETNNPPKQASLNHHDHHPHHVKDEDQAKGSCKENLELDSKPNNFAFKPNSSTITLPPGSSEGAILYTTSLRGIRKTFEDCGIIRFLLESFKVTYQERDVSMDMKLREELWNISGGQRMVPPRLFVRGKDIGGADEVVGLHEQGRLWKVLEGLPLKQSNKVCNGCGGVGFLICLRCNGSRKVVHDDDDVFVRCPDCNENGLLRCSICC